Proteins encoded together in one Streptomyces umbrinus window:
- a CDS encoding DUF3558 domain-containing protein → MHRPAQRQRLTRILVGAAAVPMMLVASGCSSDSGDGSGDDAKKDSGASASSSATEAGSVVKEAAYAKLPEPCKVFSSKTLKEMVPKGTKSSKEGKSGDAATRGNCSWNSLDNNGVDGSQFRWLNVSLLRFESDATRGTGEKLASEYFTKHAEDARSVTDAKNTKSQPLTGMGNEATLVTYDLKKKEGTFKQQTVVTRVENVVVTIDYNGAGLAGDKAPKVADLTKAAEKAAKEAVEAVRTANGAGGGSSAGGSTAPSKSPSPSKSASKSAGQGSDLGKDSGTSKSPSKSATKKD, encoded by the coding sequence ATGCACCGACCCGCACAGCGCCAGCGACTCACCCGCATCCTTGTCGGGGCGGCCGCCGTCCCGATGATGCTCGTCGCCTCCGGCTGCTCCTCGGACTCCGGCGACGGCTCCGGCGACGACGCGAAGAAGGACTCCGGCGCCTCGGCGTCGTCGTCCGCGACGGAGGCCGGTTCGGTGGTGAAGGAGGCCGCGTACGCGAAGCTTCCGGAGCCCTGCAAGGTGTTCTCGTCGAAGACGTTGAAGGAAATGGTCCCGAAGGGCACCAAGTCCAGCAAGGAGGGCAAGTCGGGCGACGCGGCGACGCGCGGCAACTGCTCCTGGAACAGCCTGGACAACAACGGCGTGGACGGTTCGCAGTTCCGCTGGCTGAACGTGTCGCTGCTGCGTTTCGAGTCGGACGCGACCCGCGGTACGGGCGAGAAGCTGGCCTCGGAGTACTTCACCAAGCACGCCGAGGACGCCCGCTCGGTGACGGACGCGAAGAACACCAAGTCGCAGCCCCTGACGGGGATGGGCAACGAGGCGACGCTGGTGACGTACGACCTGAAGAAGAAGGAAGGCACCTTCAAGCAGCAGACGGTCGTGACGCGGGTCGAGAACGTCGTCGTGACGATCGACTACAACGGCGCGGGTCTGGCGGGCGACAAGGCCCCGAAGGTGGCCGATCTGACGAAGGCGGCCGAGAAGGCCGCCAAGGAGGCCGTGGAGGCGGTCCGGACGGCGAACGGGGCCGGCGGCGGCTCCTCGGCCGGCGGCAGCACGGCGCCGAGCAAGAGCCCCAGCCCGAGCAAGAGCGCGAGCAAGAGTGCGGGCCAGGGCTCGGACCTCGGCAAGGACTCGGGCACGAGCAAGAGCCCGAGCAAGTCGGCCACGAAGAAGGACTGA
- a CDS encoding DUF2637 domain-containing protein, whose translation MQLTKTHRILIGVVVFGAVVIAGIGFAGSYAAVRELALQKGFGKFSYVFPIGIDAGICVLLALDLLLTWIRIPFPLLRQTAWLLTAATIAFNGAAAWPDPLGVGMHGVIPILFVVSVEAARHAIGRIADITADKHMEGVRLTRWLLSPLPTFLLWRRMKLWELRSYEQVIKLEQERLVYQARLRSRFGRAWRRKAPVESLMPLRLARYGVPLAETAPSGLAAAGIEPALLPPAPRQQTELERVEVPQAAVPPQVGPGAPRDDQRRQDLDADGYPVQEQQDRRGQQEQPEYLEEEPESSPWFAPPQQEIVYEGGYDPSYAPDQMWAQYEAQQAQYEAEQRQAYQNGQGQVLQEYEEREPSPEDTGTFPIPSGPNRTRQLGEGGGTPAPEPDEESFYQVFKQSINGSYPTPREFGDNVEAEFRVTLPEPEAKRLVTRFTNRHTMELEEDHIA comes from the coding sequence ATGCAGCTCACGAAGACGCACCGGATTCTCATCGGGGTGGTCGTCTTCGGAGCCGTCGTCATCGCCGGGATCGGCTTCGCCGGTTCGTACGCCGCGGTGCGCGAACTCGCCCTCCAGAAGGGCTTCGGGAAGTTCAGCTACGTCTTCCCGATCGGTATCGACGCGGGAATATGTGTCCTGCTCGCGCTCGATCTGCTCCTGACCTGGATCAGGATCCCGTTCCCGCTGCTGCGCCAGACCGCGTGGCTGCTGACGGCGGCGACGATCGCCTTCAACGGCGCCGCCGCCTGGCCGGACCCGCTGGGCGTCGGGATGCACGGTGTGATCCCGATCCTGTTCGTGGTCTCCGTGGAGGCGGCCCGTCACGCGATCGGCCGGATCGCGGACATCACGGCCGACAAGCACATGGAGGGCGTGCGCCTCACCCGCTGGCTGCTGTCCCCGCTCCCCACGTTCCTCCTCTGGCGCCGGATGAAGCTGTGGGAGCTGCGCTCCTACGAGCAGGTCATCAAGCTGGAGCAGGAGCGTCTCGTATACCAGGCCCGGCTGCGTTCGCGCTTCGGCCGCGCCTGGCGCCGCAAGGCCCCGGTCGAGTCCCTGATGCCGCTGCGGCTGGCGCGTTACGGCGTGCCCCTGGCGGAGACGGCCCCTTCGGGCCTGGCCGCGGCGGGCATCGAGCCCGCCCTGCTGCCTCCGGCACCCCGGCAGCAGACGGAGCTGGAGCGCGTGGAGGTGCCGCAGGCCGCCGTACCGCCCCAGGTGGGCCCGGGAGCGCCCCGGGACGACCAGCGCCGCCAGGACCTGGACGCCGACGGCTACCCGGTCCAGGAGCAGCAGGACCGGCGCGGGCAGCAGGAGCAGCCGGAGTACCTGGAGGAGGAGCCGGAGTCGAGCCCGTGGTTCGCTCCCCCGCAGCAGGAGATCGTCTACGAGGGCGGCTACGACCCCTCGTACGCGCCGGACCAGATGTGGGCCCAGTACGAGGCCCAGCAGGCCCAGTACGAGGCCGAGCAGCGTCAGGCGTACCAGAACGGGCAGGGGCAGGTGCTTCAGGAGTACGAGGAGCGTGAGCCCTCTCCCGAGGACACCGGCACGTTCCCCATCCCGTCGGGCCCGAACCGCACCCGCCAGCTCGGCGAGGGCGGCGGCACGCCTGCCCCGGAGCCGGACGAGGAGTCGTTCTACCAGGTCTTCAAGCAGTCGATAAACGGCAGTTACCCGACTCCGCGCGAGTTCGGTGACAACGTCGAGGCGGAGTTCCGCGTGACCCTCCCGGAGCCGGAGGCGAAGCGCCTGGTGACCCGCTTCACCAACCGCCACACGATGGAACTGGAAGAGGACCACATCGCGTAA
- a CDS encoding carbohydrate deacetylase, giving the protein MLSSELLGFPADARVLIVNCDDFGMRRGINAAVVEAIESGIAGSCSLMVPCGGTEEAMRLLRERPEVSFGVHLSLVCEVGARNGLGPVAPKADVGSLVDADGELYTPERRSELMARARIEDVEVEFRAQVEAVVAAGLVPAHLDWHCLLDGGRGDIFELTVALAGEYGLAVRVWGEAGRQRVRGLPVVDHDFLDSFSLPLDGKAERYARLLRELPVGLSEWAVHPGLGDAQSRAVDPEGWRVRQSDYEFLVSAEARELIEEEGVFVVGYQGVREKWRRDVG; this is encoded by the coding sequence TTGCTGTCCAGTGAGTTGTTGGGATTTCCCGCTGATGCCCGTGTCCTCATTGTCAATTGTGATGACTTCGGGATGCGGCGCGGGATCAATGCCGCCGTTGTCGAGGCGATCGAGAGTGGGATCGCTGGTTCGTGCAGCTTGATGGTGCCCTGTGGTGGGACCGAAGAGGCCATGCGGTTGTTGCGGGAGCGGCCCGAGGTGTCGTTCGGGGTGCATCTCTCGCTGGTGTGTGAGGTGGGGGCGCGGAATGGGCTGGGGCCCGTTGCGCCGAAGGCGGACGTGGGGTCCTTGGTTGATGCGGACGGGGAGCTCTATACGCCCGAGCGGCGTTCCGAGTTGATGGCGCGGGCTCGCATCGAGGATGTCGAGGTGGAGTTCCGGGCTCAGGTCGAGGCTGTCGTCGCGGCCGGGCTGGTGCCGGCCCATCTTGATTGGCATTGCCTGCTGGATGGCGGGCGCGGCGACATTTTCGAGCTGACCGTGGCCCTGGCAGGGGAGTATGGGCTTGCCGTGCGGGTTTGGGGGGAGGCCGGGCGGCAGCGAGTGCGTGGGCTGCCCGTTGTCGACCATGACTTTCTCGACAGCTTTTCGCTGCCCCTCGACGGTAAGGCGGAGCGGTACGCGCGGCTGTTGCGGGAGCTTCCGGTCGGGCTGAGCGAGTGGGCCGTGCATCCGGGGCTGGGGGACGCGCAGTCGCGGGCCGTTGACCCCGAGGGGTGGCGGGTCCGGCAGAGCGACTACGAGTTTCTCGTCTCGGCCGAAGCCCGTGAACTCATCGAGGAGGAAGGGGTCTTCGTGGTCGGCTACCAGGGTGTGCGGGAGAAATGGCGTCGGGATGTCGGGTGA
- the argS gene encoding arginine--tRNA ligase, with the protein MASVTSLTAHVHQRLADALTAALPETAPADPLLRRSDRADYQANGILALAKKAKANPRDLATQVVDRIVKGDVIKDIEVSGPGFLNITITDRAITENLAARATDPADRLGVPFLENPGTTVIDYAQPNVAKEMHVGHLRSAVIGDAVVQILEFVGETVVRRHHIGDWGTQFGMLIQYLDEHPHELDHEAAEDGAVTGEEAMSNLNRLYKAARTHFDSDEEFKTRARRRVVDLQAGDPHTLATWQKFVDESKIYFFSVFEKLDMEIQDADIVGESGYNDMLDETCRLLEEAGVAVWSEGALCVFFDDVKGPDGNPVPLIVKKSDGGYGYAATDLSAIRNRVFDLKASNLIYVVDARQSLHFKMVFETARRAGWLNGAAKAEQLAFGTVLGKDGKPFKTREGETIRLVDLLDEAIDRATAVVREKAEKVGLTEDEIVENGRYVGIGAVKYADLSTSAVRDYKFDLDQMVSLNGDTSVYLQYAYARIQSILRKAGDARPLAHPELGLAPAERALGLHLDQFGELLLDVASGYEPHKLASYLYQLASHLTTFYDQCHVLSDENPKEVVENRLFLVDLTARTLHQGMALLGIRTPDRL; encoded by the coding sequence ATGGCCTCGGTCACGTCCCTCACCGCCCACGTCCACCAGCGCCTGGCGGACGCGCTCACGGCAGCCCTGCCGGAGACCGCGCCCGCGGACCCGCTGCTGCGACGCAGCGACAGGGCGGACTACCAGGCCAACGGAATCCTCGCCCTGGCGAAGAAGGCGAAGGCCAACCCGAGGGACCTCGCGACCCAGGTCGTCGACCGGATCGTCAAGGGTGACGTGATCAAGGACATCGAGGTCTCGGGCCCCGGCTTCCTGAACATCACGATCACGGACCGGGCGATCACGGAGAACCTCGCGGCGCGCGCCACGGACCCGGCGGACCGCCTCGGCGTCCCGTTCCTGGAGAACCCGGGCACGACGGTCATCGACTACGCCCAGCCGAACGTGGCGAAGGAGATGCACGTAGGCCACCTCCGCTCCGCGGTGATCGGCGACGCGGTCGTCCAGATCCTGGAGTTCGTCGGCGAGACCGTCGTCAGGCGGCACCACATCGGCGACTGGGGCACCCAGTTCGGCATGCTCATCCAGTATCTGGACGAGCACCCGCACGAGCTGGACCACGAGGCCGCCGAGGACGGCGCCGTGACGGGCGAGGAGGCGATGTCGAACCTCAACCGCCTCTACAAGGCCGCGCGCACGCACTTCGACTCCGACGAGGAGTTCAAGACGCGGGCCCGGCGCAGGGTGGTCGACCTCCAGGCGGGCGACCCGCACACCCTGGCCACCTGGCAGAAGTTCGTGGACGAGTCGAAGATCTACTTCTTCTCGGTCTTCGAGAAGCTGGACATGGAGATCCAGGACGCGGACATCGTCGGCGAGTCGGGCTACAACGACATGCTGGACGAGACGTGCCGCCTCCTCGAAGAGGCCGGCGTGGCGGTGTGGTCCGAGGGCGCCCTGTGCGTGTTCTTCGACGACGTCAAGGGTCCGGACGGCAACCCGGTCCCGCTGATCGTGAAGAAGTCGGACGGCGGCTACGGCTACGCGGCGACGGACCTCTCCGCGATCAGGAACCGCGTCTTCGACCTGAAGGCGAGCAACCTGATCTACGTGGTCGACGCCCGGCAGTCCCTGCACTTCAAGATGGTCTTCGAGACGGCACGCAGGGCGGGCTGGCTGAACGGCGCCGCGAAGGCGGAGCAGCTGGCGTTCGGCACGGTGCTGGGCAAGGACGGCAAGCCGTTCAAGACCCGTGAGGGCGAGACGATCCGGCTGGTCGACCTGCTCGACGAGGCGATCGACCGTGCCACGGCGGTGGTCCGCGAGAAGGCCGAGAAGGTGGGCCTGACCGAGGACGAGATCGTCGAGAACGGCCGGTACGTCGGGATCGGCGCCGTGAAGTACGCGGACCTGTCCACGTCGGCCGTCCGGGACTACAAGTTCGACCTGGACCAGATGGTGTCGCTGAACGGCGACACGAGCGTGTACCTCCAGTACGCGTACGCCCGTATCCAGTCGATCCTCCGCAAGGCCGGGGACGCGCGTCCGCTGGCCCACCCGGAGCTCGGACTGGCCCCGGCGGAGCGCGCGCTGGGTCTGCACCTGGACCAGTTCGGCGAGCTGCTCCTGGACGTGGCGTCGGGGTACGAGCCGCACAAGCTGGCCTCGTACCTGTACCAGCTGGCGTCGCACCTGACGACGTTCTACGACCAGTGCCATGTGCTGAGCGACGAGAACCCGAAGGAGGTCGTCGAGAACAGGCTGTTCCTCGTCGACCTGACGGCCCGCACGCTCCACCAGGGCATGGCCCTGCTCGGCATCAGGACGCCCGACCGCCTCTGA
- a CDS encoding phosphotransferase family protein, which yields MLPLVETGEELDDMVRDEALLRPAVMDLCERLGVTVKPLIRFIEGSLPVYSVGAAHVVKLFPAFEEIDARREERVLSHVYGRLPVPTPQVYSAGAYKNGWSFVLMSRLPGESLSDAWPRIPAAEQDRIVTEAGETLAALHSLNPAPIASSVGPSDWGLFVDAQRATAVEQQREAGLSDTWLEQIPWFLSSVPLAPPARRVLLHTEFMRQHLTVDPNGWRLTGLFDFEPAMIGDPAYDFVSVGLFISCGDPRLLKRFYDAYGCPPIDPHTLMAYTLLHVYSNLPDYLSTLPKPPEPTLDALAETWFGTG from the coding sequence GTGCTGCCACTCGTTGAGACCGGCGAGGAGCTGGACGACATGGTCCGCGACGAGGCCCTGTTGCGGCCCGCCGTCATGGACCTGTGCGAGCGCCTCGGGGTGACCGTGAAGCCTCTGATCCGCTTCATCGAGGGTTCGCTGCCCGTCTACTCCGTCGGCGCCGCGCACGTCGTCAAGCTGTTCCCCGCCTTCGAGGAGATCGACGCCAGGCGCGAGGAGCGGGTACTGAGCCATGTGTACGGCAGGCTGCCGGTTCCGACCCCGCAGGTGTACTCGGCGGGGGCGTACAAGAACGGCTGGTCGTTCGTCCTGATGTCCCGGCTGCCCGGCGAGAGCCTCTCCGACGCGTGGCCGCGGATTCCGGCCGCGGAGCAGGACCGTATCGTCACGGAGGCCGGCGAGACCCTCGCGGCGCTGCACTCACTGAACCCGGCGCCGATCGCGAGTTCCGTCGGCCCGTCCGACTGGGGCCTGTTCGTCGACGCGCAGCGGGCGACCGCGGTGGAACAGCAGCGCGAGGCCGGTCTGTCGGACACCTGGCTGGAGCAGATCCCGTGGTTCCTGAGCTCGGTGCCGCTGGCCCCTCCGGCCCGGCGCGTACTGCTGCACACGGAGTTCATGCGCCAGCATCTGACCGTGGACCCGAACGGCTGGCGCCTGACGGGCCTGTTCGACTTCGAGCCGGCGATGATCGGCGATCCGGCGTACGACTTCGTGAGCGTCGGGCTGTTCATCTCGTGCGGGGACCCCCGGCTGCTGAAGCGGTTCTACGACGCCTACGGGTGCCCGCCGATCGACCCGCACACGCTCATGGCGTACACGCTGCTGCACGTCTACAGCAATCTGCCCGACTATCTGAGCACGCTGCCCAAGCCTCCGGAGCCGACGCTGGACGCGCTCGCCGAGACGTGGTTCGGCACCGGCTGA
- a CDS encoding DUF3558 domain-containing protein has product MQPKAHVPGVAALLAVLLAGCTGGSGDDGTTDPKPGESATTPTAAQPGKYRTLPEPCAAVSHGTLDSLLPGIKQVTDEEQREKAYEGTATPTYDTDRKVGCRWKAESTVATDHLLVDFERVVSYNNAVSDDDRATDIYLTRETAADLPEPVASSESSNSPDSPDSSGSSPDESGSPSNSSGSGPSSGASGSGSGDESGSATPSDGSTPSDLQPRTLDDLGDEAFLDDALSGSRQRTVTVVFRTSNVVVTIQYDEQPATTTDVPSSKDMQDRARKLAGQLAGTFND; this is encoded by the coding sequence GTGCAGCCGAAGGCGCACGTACCCGGCGTCGCCGCGCTCCTCGCGGTGCTGCTGGCCGGCTGCACCGGTGGATCGGGCGACGACGGCACGACCGACCCGAAGCCGGGCGAGTCGGCCACGACGCCGACCGCGGCGCAGCCCGGCAAGTACCGCACGCTCCCGGAGCCGTGCGCCGCGGTGTCGCACGGCACGCTGGACTCGCTGCTGCCGGGCATCAAGCAGGTCACGGACGAGGAGCAGCGCGAGAAGGCGTACGAGGGCACGGCGACGCCCACGTACGACACGGACCGCAAGGTCGGCTGCCGCTGGAAGGCGGAGTCGACGGTGGCGACGGATCACCTGCTGGTGGACTTCGAGCGCGTGGTCTCGTACAACAACGCGGTCAGCGACGACGACCGCGCGACGGACATATACCTGACGCGGGAGACGGCGGCGGACCTTCCGGAGCCGGTCGCCTCGTCGGAGTCGTCGAATTCGCCGGATTCGCCCGATTCATCCGGCTCGTCCCCCGACGAGAGCGGGTCCCCCTCGAACAGTTCCGGTTCCGGTCCGAGCTCCGGCGCGTCGGGATCGGGCAGCGGCGACGAGAGCGGTTCCGCCACCCCCTCCGACGGCTCCACCCCCTCGGACCTCCAGCCCCGCACGCTCGACGACCTGGGCGACGAGGCGTTCCTGGACGACGCGCTGAGCGGCTCCCGGCAGCGCACGGTGACTGTGGTGTTCCGCACGTCCAACGTGGTCGTGACGATCCAGTACGACGAGCAGCCGGCGACCACGACCGACGTCCCGAGCAGCAAGGACATGCAGGACAGAGCGCGGAAACTGGCGGGTCAGCTCGCCGGGACGTTCAACGACTAG
- the lysS gene encoding lysine--tRNA ligase, whose translation MPIVAQSTETTDWVSRYADEVIEESERRAPGKPVVVASGLSPSGPIHLGNLREVMTPHLVADEIRRRGHEVRHLISWDDYDRYRKVPNGVVGVDDSWAEHIGRPLTAVPAPKGSPYASWAEHFKAAMVEALGELGVEFDGISQTEQYTSGTYREQILHAMKHRGDIDAILDQYRTKKAPAKKQSQKPLDEAELEAAEGSGAAADDDGTGSAGYFPYKPYCGDCGKDLTTVTAYDDDTTELTYTCTACDFSETVRLSEFNRGKLVWKVDWPMRWAYEGVVFEPSGVDHSSPGSSFQVGGQIVGSIFGGKQPIGPMYAFVGISGMAKMSSSKGGVPTPGDALKIMEPQILRWLYARRRPNQSFKIAFDQEIQRLYDEWDKLEGKVADGSALPADVAAHSRAVGTAAGELPKTPRPMAYRTLASVADITAGAEDQTLRILSELDPADPLSSLDEVRPRLDRAEAWINTQVPADQRTVVRKEADTELIKSLDDQGRASLRLLLDGLDSHWSLDGLTHLVYGVPKVQAGFSADATPKELPAEIKVAQRTFFALLYHLLVGRDTGPRLPTLLLAVGQERVRKLLGE comes from the coding sequence GTGCCGATCGTGGCTCAGAGCACCGAGACCACCGACTGGGTCTCCCGTTACGCGGATGAGGTCATCGAGGAGTCGGAGCGTCGGGCCCCGGGCAAACCGGTCGTCGTCGCGTCCGGACTGTCCCCGTCCGGGCCCATCCACCTCGGGAATCTCAGGGAGGTCATGACCCCGCACCTCGTCGCCGACGAGATCCGCCGCCGGGGCCACGAGGTCAGGCACCTCATCTCCTGGGACGACTACGACCGGTATCGGAAGGTGCCGAACGGCGTCGTGGGTGTCGATGACTCCTGGGCCGAGCACATCGGCAGGCCCCTCACCGCCGTCCCCGCCCCGAAGGGCTCCCCGTACGCGAGCTGGGCCGAGCACTTCAAGGCCGCCATGGTCGAGGCCCTCGGCGAGCTGGGCGTCGAGTTCGACGGCATCAGCCAGACCGAGCAGTACACCTCCGGCACGTATCGCGAGCAGATCCTGCACGCGATGAAGCACCGCGGTGACATCGACGCGATCCTTGATCAGTACCGGACCAAGAAGGCCCCGGCCAAGAAGCAGTCGCAGAAGCCCCTCGACGAGGCCGAGCTCGAAGCCGCCGAGGGGTCGGGCGCGGCGGCCGACGACGACGGCACCGGCTCCGCCGGGTACTTCCCGTACAAGCCCTACTGCGGCGACTGCGGCAAGGACCTCACCACCGTCACGGCCTACGACGACGACACCACCGAGCTGACGTACACCTGCACCGCGTGCGACTTCTCGGAGACCGTCCGGCTCAGCGAGTTCAACCGCGGCAAGCTGGTCTGGAAGGTCGACTGGCCGATGCGCTGGGCGTACGAGGGTGTTGTCTTCGAGCCCTCCGGCGTCGACCACTCCTCGCCCGGGTCCAGCTTCCAGGTCGGCGGACAGATCGTCGGGAGCATCTTCGGCGGCAAGCAGCCCATCGGGCCGATGTACGCCTTCGTGGGCATCTCCGGCATGGCGAAGATGTCCTCCTCCAAGGGAGGCGTCCCCACACCCGGTGACGCGCTGAAGATCATGGAGCCGCAGATCCTCCGCTGGCTCTACGCCCGCCGCCGTCCCAACCAGTCCTTCAAGATCGCCTTCGACCAGGAGATCCAGCGGCTCTACGACGAGTGGGACAAGCTGGAGGGCAAGGTCGCCGACGGCTCCGCCCTGCCGGCCGACGTCGCCGCGCACTCGCGTGCTGTCGGCACCGCCGCGGGCGAGCTCCCGAAGACGCCCCGCCCGATGGCGTACCGCACGCTCGCCTCCGTCGCCGACATCACCGCCGGCGCCGAGGACCAGACCCTGCGCATCCTCAGCGAACTCGACCCCGCCGACCCGCTCTCGTCCCTCGACGAGGTCCGCCCGCGGCTCGACAGGGCCGAGGCCTGGATCAACACCCAGGTCCCCGCCGACCAGCGCACGGTCGTCCGCAAGGAGGCCGACACCGAGCTCATCAAGTCCCTCGACGACCAGGGCCGCGCCTCGCTGCGGCTCCTCCTCGACGGCCTCGACTCGCACTGGTCGCTCGACGGACTCACGCACCTCGTGTACGGAGTCCCGAAGGTCCAGGCCGGCTTCTCCGCCGACGCCACGCCCAAGGAGCTCCCGGCGGAGATCAAGGTCGCCCAGCGCACCTTCTTCGCCCTGCTCTACCACCTGCTGGTCGGCCGCGACACCGGCCCCCGCCTGCCCACCCTGCTCCTCGCCGTGGGCCAGGAGCGGGTGAGGAAGCTGCTCGGCGAGTAG
- a CDS encoding RtcB family protein, which yields MSYVEVPGAKVPIRMWADPASVEDVAMQQLRNVSTLPWIKGLAVMPDVHFGKGATVGSVIAMQGAVCPAAVGVDIGCGMSAVRTSLTANDLPGDLSRLRSKVEQAIPVGRGMHEHPVDPGRLHGFATAGWDDFWERFEGVAEAVKFRQGRATKQMGTLGSGNHMIELCIDSVGSVWLMLHSGSRNIGKELAEHHIGIAQKLPHNQGLIDRDLAVFVSDTPQMAAYRSDLYWAQEYAKHNRAIMMGLLKDVIRKEFKKAKPTFEQEISCHHNYVAEERYEDMDLLVTRKGAIRAGSGEYGIIPGSMGTSSYIVKGLGNERAFNSASHGAGRRMSRNAAKRHFTTKDLEEQTRGVECRKDSGVLDEIPGAYKNIDQVMEQQRDLVEVVAKLKQFVCVKG from the coding sequence ATGTCGTACGTGGAAGTGCCGGGCGCGAAGGTGCCGATCCGCATGTGGGCGGACCCGGCGTCGGTCGAGGACGTCGCGATGCAGCAGCTCCGCAACGTCTCGACGCTCCCCTGGATCAAGGGCCTCGCGGTCATGCCGGACGTCCACTTCGGCAAGGGTGCGACGGTCGGTTCCGTGATCGCCATGCAGGGGGCCGTGTGCCCCGCGGCGGTCGGGGTCGACATCGGGTGCGGGATGTCCGCGGTCAGGACGTCTCTGACGGCCAATGACCTGCCGGGGGACCTTTCCCGACTGCGGTCGAAGGTCGAGCAGGCTATTCCGGTGGGGCGGGGGATGCATGAGCATCCGGTCGACCCTGGGAGGTTGCACGGGTTCGCTACCGCGGGGTGGGACGACTTCTGGGAGCGGTTTGAGGGAGTTGCCGAAGCGGTCAAGTTCCGTCAGGGGCGTGCCACAAAACAGATGGGAACGCTCGGAAGCGGGAATCACATGATCGAACTGTGCATCGATTCGGTCGGTTCTGTTTGGCTCATGCTGCACTCCGGTTCTCGGAACATCGGCAAGGAGCTGGCTGAGCATCACATCGGTATTGCTCAGAAACTCCCTCACAACCAAGGTCTGATAGACCGTGATCTGGCGGTATTCGTCTCGGACACTCCGCAGATGGCTGCCTACCGAAGTGATCTGTACTGGGCTCAGGAGTACGCGAAGCACAATCGCGCGATCATGATGGGTCTTTTGAAGGACGTGATCCGCAAGGAGTTCAAGAAGGCGAAGCCGACCTTCGAGCAGGAGATCTCCTGCCACCACAACTATGTGGCGGAGGAGCGGTACGAGGATATGGACCTGCTGGTCACCCGGAAGGGAGCGATCCGCGCGGGCTCTGGTGAGTACGGGATCATCCCGGGCTCCATGGGCACCAGCTCGTACATCGTGAAGGGTCTTGGTAACGAGAGGGCCTTCAACTCCGCGTCGCACGGCGCGGGTCGGCGTATGAGCCGCAATGCAGCGAAGCGTCACTTCACGACGAAGGATCTGGAAGAGCAGACGCGGGGTGTGGAGTGCCGCAAGGACTCCGGTGTGCTCGACGAGATTCCGGGGGCGTACAAGAACATCGACCAGGTGATGGAGCAGCAGCGAGATCTCGTCGAGGTCGTGGCGAAGCTGAAGCAGTTCGTGTGTGTGAAGGGCTGA